The DNA region CTTCACGCTTCATCGCCATTTGATCCCGAGCTTCTGCAGGTAATTGAGCCCGGTTCACTACGGCCGGCACTTCTGCGATATGTCTTGCCGCAAATCGAAAGCGTTTACAGCAGCCTCGAACGCGAAGCAGATCTTCCTGGAGGATTACCCCAAGCCAAGCGGCCATCGGCGAAGAGCCTTAGGGAAGCGTTCCTCAGCGAGTGGTGTCTTTACAGCGGGTGGATTGCATCGCGTGATGCCGGGTTGGCTTCGCGTCAATCGCAAATCGACGAGATGCGAACCTACTTCGCCGAAGCGGAGGCGAGGAATGCAGCGCGTGATGCCGAGTTGGCGTTGCGCCAATCGCAAATCGACCAGGTGCGCGCCTACCTCGCCGAAGCCGAGGCGGGAACTGCAGCGCGTGATGCCGAGTTGGCGTTGCGCCAATCGCAAATCGACGAACTGCGCATCTACCCCAAGATCCAGCGTGGGCTTGCGCGCGTTCTTGATTTTTTTCACCTCACGAAGGTTAGCGTCAGGCAATAATTCGCCCAATGTCATGGCTGTTTGTGCGGCAGCGAGCGTGGTGGTACAACAAAATACCCCTGTCTTTCATGCTCGTGCTCTTGCTCGCGGATGGAAAGCCACTCGACATCGCGGTCGGTGTGCTGTTCCTGACCGTGGTTCTGGCTGTGAGCGGCGCGGCGAACTACGGCTACGCGATCAACGAGCTTTTCGACGTCGAAGAAGATGCCCTGATCGGGCGTGGCAACGCGGCTGCTCGACTCGGCAGGCCGCGGATGTGGCTGGTCGCAGTAGTGTCGGCGTCGCTATCGCTCGCATGTGCTGCGATCGGGGGCGGAGTGCAGGCGATGGCGCTCACCGTTCTCGAGCTGTGTCTGCCGCTAGCGTATTCTGTGCCGCCGGTTCGCGTGAAAGAGCGGAAATGGTTGGGTGTCGCATCCGACGCGCTGGCCGCCCACGTCTATCCCGCCGTACTGGCGCTCATCGTGGCGCAGCATCTCGGGATTCGTTCCGTCACGCCTGCGCTTGTCGCATTTGCCGTCGCGTGGGCGCTGTCCGCGGGCGTGCGCGGTATCCTTTCGCATCAGCTTCACACAGCCGATCAAGATCGCGCAGCCGGGCTGCGTACCGTCGTTTCGGATATTGGCGCGCCTCGGCTTGAGCGCGGAATCGTTGCGCTGCTCGTACCGCTGGAGGCTGTCTCATTTGCAGGTACCGTCTTTTTGTGCTCGCCTGGGATCATTGCGTGGCTCTTCCTTGCAGCATATGCACTCTATGAAGGATACAAAACGGCGGCCGGAAGGTTCGAGGTCATGGCCTTTCGCAGGCAGGGTCAGCCATATATTCCAATGCTCGAGGAGAGTCTTTACAAGGCGTGGGGACCGCTTGTGTTTGCGTTCGATGCAGCACGCGTCGACGTGCGCTACCTGGTCTTCGTGCCGCTCTATATTGGGCTCTTCATGCCGCACATGCGCATCGAGTGGCACCGCATGCGCGTGCTTTTCGGCGCGAAGTAGCTTAGGCGTTCCAGGGAACGGGGCGCCCGTTCCAATGCACGATGCCGACGTCGGGGAGCGCTTCGCGCAGTCTTGCTGCAAGTTGGTCGTCCCATTGCAAAAGGTCTGGTGCGCCGTTGACGTGATCGACGCAGAGGTTCCAACGCGCATCGCCAAGCACCCGGTCTTCGAGGCCGAGCGACTGAATCGCCCAAATCAGCGCGCCCTGATCGTGCCACCGAAGTGCCGCGAGGATTCGCGCGTCGCGCGCTCCGGCTGCAATGGGCGCGATGTACGCGGCCAGCGCGGCGTCGTCACGGCCGCGGCGCCAGCCCGATACGCCGCCATTCACCGTTGGCGCGTTGCGGTCGAACGACCGTGCGATCGGCATAAGATCGTACAGCTCCGGCGAATTTGCGGTGAGATGCGGTGCCTTGTTCTCCGGCGTAAAGACCGGCCCGCCGTCAAGTTTTGCGAATAACTCGCCGAGCGAGCGCAAGACGAGCATGTCGCAATCGAGCCAGAAGACGTCGTTGCATGGGGCCGCGCGAATCAGGAGCGGACAGATCCACAACGGCCAAATACGCTTTGTCGGTTTTTTTAGCGGCGTTGCGCCGGCAGTTGCGATCTGCAGCTCTTCGATGAGCGGATCGTCGGGCAGGTCGAGCACATGGAGGTTGTCCAGCCCGGCGGCGTGAGTCAACTGTTCAGTCGTAAGGCCGATGTCGTAGCACATGACCGGATACGGCTGCATTTGTTGAATCGAGCGATGAAGCGCGAGAAGACCGGGGAAATAGGCCGCATCGCTAAGCGTTACGATGCCGCGTTCGAGCATTACGAGACTACCGAAAGCGCACCGGTGGATCGACGCAACGCAGTTAAACAACGCGCCGTAACATAAACGCGGTGCACGTCAAAGGCGCGCCACACGTCGCCTTCGCCGGCCTGAAATTCCCACACGCACGCTTGCGACGCCCACGAGCCATCGGGGGCCATGGAAGACAGCAAATAGTCGACGCCTGCATCCATCGCGGTTTTGTGCTCGGGGCGCCCAGCCAACGCGGCAACCGCCAGCGCGGCCTCGTACGGATCGCTCTGCGTGCCCCACGAGCCATCGGCGTTTTGTGTCTGCACGATGAACGAAAGCGCACGTGCAACCGGACCCGCGAACTCGGCCTTCGCATGAAAGACGTCGAGCGCAAGCTGCGTTCCGAACAGCGGGCTCGGGTAGAAGTACGACGGCCAAAAACCGTTCTCGTGCTGTGATTGCAGCAACACGTCGTAGTTAACGAACTCTTCAAGGTGTGTTCCCTGAAGCGCAAGGAATATGTTTGCGTTGACCTCGGGGTGTGCCAGTAAGTTGTGCGCGACCGAAACGTCTGTAGTCAACGAGGGCGGAGCCGGCGAATCGAAGGTCACGAACATCCGCTCCGGTTTGCGATAAAAACTCAACAAGCGCGTTGGCGGCCGATTGATCCCGAGGCGCTGCAACGTGCGCAAGGCGTAGGCGGAATCATCGGAATCGACATGGAGCATAAGGGATTGTTCGCGGTGGCAGCGCTCCGGAGGCGAGTATCCCCAGAGTCCCTCATTTTCTTCGGAAAGAATCCTGACCAAAATAAGGCTGCGGTCGATCTCATCCAACAGGCCCGTCATTGCTTCGGCAATAAAGGCCGCCGCAAAAATGTGACCGCTGTTGTCTGAGGCCCGAGCGGTGTCTCGACCGACGACCGATAATCCGTACACGCCCGATCTCAGGCGCTTTCGAAGAAACGCTGCGCCCTTGGCAACCACGGCGTCAATTTCCACTGCGCTCACTTGTGGGCAACGGCGGTATCTAATGCCCGCATCAGACGCTCGTCCCGCACGAGCGTCCCAAGTGCTAAGCCTGCGGCGACATCCGATTCCGACAAGCATTCGCGCTCCCATACGCGTTGAAAGTCGCCGTTTTTGCAGCATTCATAGAGCTGACGCCACGTGCGGCCAATCTCCGGCGGAAGTTCGTGATTGTTTGCGAGCGCTTGTGCGCCATTGACAATTTTGTTCTCGTACTGACGTCGCGTGCGCACCGGGAAGTGCAAGATATCGATTTCGGCCTGATGACTCTCCGGCTGCACGCCGCCAAACGTCGCAGCATGATTCCCGAAAGCGACCTCGACATCGTCCCGGCCGCGGTGCGCCGCCTTCGGCGGCAGCGGGTCGCCAAGCGCGTTACACGACGAAACCCAGCGCACGTCCATTCGCTTCCAGAACGGTTCGCCGTGCTCGTGTCGTGGGACGAAATTGCTGCGCTCAGCGGTCACAACATCGATGCCCGCCGGAACGTCGGAGAGCACATCCTTGAGCGAACCGTGGCGGGGTAGCCAGAATTCATCGGCGTCGCTGTTTATGACCCAATCCGCGCCGAACTCGGTATAGGCACGGCGAGCCATTGCGGTGACCCACCGGCTCTGCGCGTAAATGTCATTGGGCTGGAACTCGTAATGAGCGTGCCCGGAGCGCACGTACCGGTTGGCAATCTCCGCCGTCGCGTCAGTCGACAGGTTGTCCAAAATGAGAATGTAGTCGACGCCGTTGGCAAGATGAAAACGAATGTTCTCGTCGAGAATGTCGGCTTCGTCTCGAACGAGCATCGTCATAAGGAGCCTCATCTTGGTAACTGGGTTTCGGGAATCGCCGGTGCTTCTCCCAGAACGCAAAAAAAAGCCCGTAAAATCGAGAAATCGGGCTCTTCCCGGCTACCGAATAGAGAGGGTTCGGATAGCTCTTCTCCAAGCACCGAAATGCGGCGCTTCGGCGCCCGTAAGGAGGCTGATTTATGAAAAAGGCCCTTATTGCATTCCTCGCCCTGATGTTGCTAACGAGTCCTGCCACGCAGGCCGCAACCAGACAAGGCGACCACTACACAGTCACGGTTTATATTACGGGTGCTCAACACTTGGAAGAAGTCTTCGCGACTCTTTCAATCGGCCGTGGCCCTGTCAGCGACAGAGTCAGTAGCCAAACTCTTCGCCATTTTGAGTTCTTTGTAGTGGAGGGCTACTCCGCAGACTTTACGTTTTGGGGCGATAAGTGCCGGAGTTGCAAAATCAAGCGGCACTTCGATGCATCAGAACGGGTTCCTAAGAGGCTAACAATTGCGCTTCGATAGACGCCCTAATTTCAATTTGGAAACACTCGCTATGACAATGGCTGTCTTGGCCATTGGCGCAGTACCGTTCGTGCCCGCATCCGCACAGGAAGAGTACGCTGTCAAGGTTGTTCCGATGCAGCTTCGCCTAAAGGTCGGCGAAACGCGCAACATTCACGCTGAAGCAAAAGGCGATTGGCGGAAAATCGAGACTGTTGATCACTGCAGTACGTCGTTTTTCGAACCAGAGACCAAACACTACATCACGATTGACCGCGCGATTCCGAAACATTCGCCTGAGAGCGTCGCGCTGACGCTTGTTGTCACCGGAAAAACGGCAGGAGAATGCCTCATGATTTTTCGCGTGGTCGATCGCCGGGGTGACTCGGGTGGTCAAACGCACGTCTACATCACTATCAGAAAATAAGGGCCCGTAAAATCGAGCCCAGGTTGGTAGCGCCAACGGGAATCGAACCCGTCTTTCCGCCTTGAAAGGGCGATGTCCTAACCGATAGACGATGGCGCCACGGACGCGGCCTTCGTTTGGGCCCGGGAGGATTCGAACCTCCGCGCAACCAGTTATGAGCCGGCCGCTCTACCGCTGAGCTACGGGCCCCCCGAACAAAAGCGCCCGCTCGCTCGTTCCCATGCTAGGTGCGGCCCGCCTGCCAAAAGCAACCATGCAAAGTCGGGGCCGGCCTTGCCGAATAACTCTATACGATGCTTCATACCATTGTGCTTGGCCTAGCTCTGCAGAGTGTGCCGATATCCGTATCGGCCGAGCAGCGCATGCTTGCCGACCTCAACGCGACGCGCGCTCGCGCCGGCCTACCGATGCTGAAATTGGACAGCCGGCTGACGCAGGTGGCGCGCCAGCATGCCAGCGACATGGCCCTGCACAACTATTTCGCGCACGCATCCCTCAATGGTCAGTCGCCTTTCGATCGTATGAAGAGCTACCGGATCTCGTTCAGTTGGGCCGGCGAAAATCTCGCCATGAGCCCTGACGAACCAACGGCTTACCAAGCTCTTCTGCAAAGCCCCGAACATCGGGCAAACATCATGCAGCGACACTTTTCAAAAGTCGGTATCGCGGCGGTGCAAGAGCCGGACGGCGAAATGCTGTTCGTGCAAGACTTCACGGATTAAAAAAGAGGCCGGCAAAAAGCCGGCCTCTTCGCTTTCGCGATTTAGGTCATCGACCCGATCGCGCCGGTGATTTCGAGGATGTGCGCGCCATCCGCACCTTTAGCGTGGTTGCAACCGCACACTGCACCTGGAACGCAGGCGACAGGATCGGTTTGTATCCAACGCGTGTGGCTTGCAGCCGGTATGTGCCCGCGGGTACGTGGGCAAATATGACGGCTCCGGAACGGGTGACCGCCCAGTCGGACCGGCCGCTGCCGATCAAATGCAGCTTCGCGCCGGCGATGCGCTTGGCCGAAGCGATGTCTGCGACAGACACAATAACGCGTCCATCATTGCCGCACGCCGCCACGAGTCCGGTGTATGCAGCCGTGGCCGTTCCATTGTTTCCATTGGGTGCGGTCAGGGCGGCGCCATTCACCACGACGACGGAGCCGCCGGTCTGATCGGAGATGCCGGGACCACCGTGGCCGCGGCCACTTCCGGGACCGCCGGTGCCATTGCCGCCGTTGCCGTTGCCGGCGTTACCGCCGATTACCGACGATGCTGCTTGGCAAGCTCCGGCGTTGATCGACACGCAACCGCCGCCTCCATTGCGATTCCCGCCTGCATTCACGGCCGCGTCGTTGCCGGCCGCGGATCGGCTTTGGCTGGCGAGGTTGTTCGAAGGTCCGTTTCCAACGGACGCGGTGACTTTGCCCGACTGCGTCATGCTTCCCGAAGAAGTCACGCACGGTCCGGCATTGACTGAAACGCAACCCGCGGCCGAGCTCTGATTCGCGCCGGCAGTCGCGAGCGCATCATTGCCCGCCGCCGACCGCTGCGTATTCGCCAAGTTGTTGGGCGGTGTTCCGTTGCCTATGGCGATACCGGCCTTCGTTGCAGGGACCGTCGTATTGAGCGGGGTCGCCGAGCCGCACGCTCCGGCGTTGATCGCGACGCAACCCGCGGCCGCGTTGCGATTCGCGCCCGCCGTCGCCACCACGCCGTTGCCGGCCACGCTTCTATTCGCATTCGCCAGATTGTTAGCCGGCGTGCCGTTTCCGACAGCGGCGCTGACTCTTCCCGACTGCAGGGTGCTGCCTGACGAGGTTACGCAAGGTCCCGCGTTAATCGAAACGCATCCCGCAGCCGCGTTTTGATTCGCGCCGGCCGTTGCAAGCGCATTATTGCCCGCCGCCGTTCTTTGCGTGTTCGCCAGATTGTTCGGCGGCGTACCGTTGCCGATGCCGGCGCTGACTTTAGTTGCCGGCACGGGGACCGTGTTGGGACTCCCGGAAGATGCGCACGATCCAGAGTTGACGGAGGCGCAGCCAACGGCCGCGCTGCGATTCGCGCCGGCGACGGCGATTGCGTTATTGCGACCCGCCGACCGGTTCACGTTCGCAAGGTTGCTTGCGGGCGCGTTGTTCCCAACGGACCCGTTCACTCTTGCGCGCGCCACCGGGAGCGTACCCGTTCCGGCACCTCCTGACGGAGACGCGCAAGAGCCCGCATTGATCTGCACGCATGCCGCCGCGCCGGGATCGATCTTCTTACCCGCCGCTACCGACATGTGGTTGCCCGCCACCGTTCTGTTCTGGTGCGCAAGATTATTCCGGGGTGTGCTGTCGCCGGCGCTCGCGTTCACCGCGGTCGCAGGCGCCGTCGTAACATTCCCGGTGCATCCTGAATTGATCGTGCTGCAAGCGCTGGCGCGTACGACGTTCGCGACGCGCGAGCCCGACGTAACGCGGGCCAGCGTCTTGTCCAACGGTGTTACCGTTATCGGACTGCCCCGCGTCAGCCCAAGACTTGCAATCTTACCGAACAGGGTCGAAACGTCGCCATTTCCCATGCGAACCGACAGCGATTCGGGCCCCACCGTTACGACGTGGCCCTGCATGCTGCTCTTGCAGCTCGAGTTGGCCGTCGCGCATACATTTGCGTCGGCGAGCGTCGCCGCGTGCGTTCCCGATTGAACCCGGAAGTGCGCGCGATCGAGCGGTGTAATGACAATCGGCACGCTCGACGACGCGTGCAGCGACCCAACATTTCCTGAAAGCGTTTGGAGATCGCCGTTGGGAAGCTGTGCGGTCAGTCTGCCGTTTCCAACCGCCGTTACGGCGGCGCTGATCCCGTTGGTGGCAACCGCGGTTCCGCGCGCAACGGCCGCCAAATGCAGCAGTGTGGCACCGGAGAGTAACGATTTTACGTTGAGGCCGTCGGGCGAATCAACCGCGACGGTCTGGCCTGCGTGAGCTGCCGCCAGACGCACCATCGCTGAATCGGCTGCAAAGCTTTGTAGTTGATTGCCCATGCGCAGCGTGACCGTGTTTCCGCTTGCGCCGGAGACTTTTCCTAAATACGCGTCAGCCAAGGCTGATATCGGCGACAGCTGCACCGTTCTGCCGAAATCATGCGATACCGCAACGACGCGTGCGCCGACGCCGAAACGCGGCCTTTGATTCGCAGCCAGTGAGATGACGAACGTCTCGCCGTTTGGCGAAACCATCGTCACGTTGTTGTCATCGATCGCGATAACTGTTCCGCGGACCGCGTCATTCTGACCGACGATGCCGGTAAGATGGGTGCCGTCGACCGAACGCAGCATCACCGTTTTTCCAACGTACGCGCGCAGCGCAGCCGCAAGGCCGCGAGTCAGCGCGAGCGTGCGCGTGGATCCGTCGCGCAAACGAACGCGCGCCGATGTTGGCGTAACCGAAAGAACTTGCGCGACGAACTGTTGATGAGCCATCACTCCGATAGCGGACGCAACCGAAGATCTGAGCGAGGGCGACGAACCGGGGCCTTCCGGACGGGAAGGCGAGCTGCTCATCGTGCCGGGGCTAACTCCGCTGACGGTGCCGGCCGGTCCGCTCGGCAGCACACCGCCGCCGCGCGCTCCTCCCAGCGTACCTGAAACAGCGCCGCCGAGCGTTCCCGAAACAACGCCGCCGACAGTGCCTGAAATCGTGTTAAGTAAATCCGCGCGTGCGGGGATGCAAAGAGCGCATGAAAAGATGAACGAGAGAACCAGACCCGCCTGGGCTCGGCTGGATATGCTGCGCATAGGGCTGCTCGCTTTCGATGTTGTGACTCGAGTGAAGCGCCTTTATTGTTCCCAAAACGCATAGCCCATAGGCACTATAAGCAAGATTTAATCCACGCAGCAATCAGGCGCTTTACGACATTGGCTGAGAACGACGGCGGCTAGCCGCTTGAACGCTAGCGGTGCAAAGTTTTGAAAACGCTCGAACCGGCGTAGCGCGCAGCCGCGCCGAGTTCTTCTTCGATCGCCATCAATCGATTGTACTTCGCAATGCGATCGCTGCGTGAGAGCGATCCGGTTTTTATCTGCCCTGCCGACGTCGCAACCGCGATATCCGCGATAACCGAGTCTTCTGTTTCACCGGAGCGGTGCGAGATCACGCACGTAAACCCGGCCTTGTGCGCCATCTCCACGGCTTCGAGCGTTTCGCTCAGCGTCCCGATTTGGTTTACCTTTATAAGGATGGAATTCGCAGCGCGTTCGCGGATGCCGCGTTCCAGACGCTCCGTGTTCGTCACGAAGACATCGTCCCCGACGATCTGGCATCGCGATCCCAGGGCTTGCGTCAGCTGCGTCCACCCGTTCCAGTCGTCTTCGGCTAAGCCGTCTTCAATCGAGACTATCGGATACGTGTCGATCAGCTCGCGGTAAAAGTCCACCATCTGCGCGGCGGTGAACGCGCGCTTCGTATCGATCGGATAGTACTTTCCGTCCGCGAAGAACTCGGTCGACGCGGGATCGAGCGCGATTGCCACGTCGGAGCCGGGCTTGTAACCGGCAGCCTCAATCGCTTTCACGAGCAGATCGAGCGCCTGTGCCGGCGTGTCGAGATGCGGCGCATAGCCGCCTTCGTCGCCGACCGTCGTCGGCTGGCCCTGTTCGTGCAAGATCTTGCCGAGCGCGTGAAAGACTTCTGAGCCGTAACGAACGGCTTCATGCAACGACGGCGCGCCGAGCGGAACGATCATGCATTCCTGGATCTGCAATCCGCCCTCGGCGTGTTTCCCGCCGTTGATGACGTTCATGAGCGGCACCGGTAGGAGCGTCGCCGACGGCCCGCCGAGATAGCGATATAGCGGTACGGCAACGCTTGCAGCGGCTGCGCGCACTACCGCCAGCGATACGCCGAGCATCGCGTTGGCGCCGAGCTTGTTTTTATTCGGCGTCCCGTCCAGCGCGATCAGTTTTTCGTCGATCTCGCGCTGTTTGGTCGCATCCATTCCCTCGAGCGCCGGCCCGATGATCGTGTTGACGGCGGCAACCGCTTTGAGAACGCCCTTGCCGCCGTACCGCTTGGGGTCGCCGTCGCGCAGTTCGACGGCTTCATGCGCGCCGGTGGAGGCGCCCGAAGGAACCATCGCTTCTTCGACCGCGCCAAAACTTGTGGTCACCGTGACGGCGACCGTCGGATTGCCGCGCGAGTCCAAGATTTCGCGAGCGCGCACACCTTCGATCAGCGGTGGCCCGTCCTGCGGCTGGCGCCCCATTTTAGGTTTCGAAAATCCAGCGTTCCAGATCGTGGCGGCGCGAAACGAAGTCGGCCGGATCGAAGAAAATCTTCAACTCGCGCTCGGCGCTCTCGTGCGAATCGCTGCCATGCACGAGATTACGCCCGATCGTCTGCGCGAGATCGGCGCGAATCGAACCGGGCGCCGCGGCCAGCGGATCGGTAGCGCCCATGAGCTGGCGGCAGCCGGCAATTGCGCCTTCGCCTTCCACGCACATCGCGATCAATGGACCGCTCGTTATGAACTGCACCAGTCCGTTAAAGAACGGTTTGCCGTCGTGCTCCGCATAGTGCTTGCGCGCGCGCTCGCCGTCGAGCTGCATCAGCTTCATGGCGACGATCACATAACCGCGGCGTTCCAGCCGCGAGATAATTTCGCCCGAAACACCGCGCGACACCGCGTCGGGTTTGCAAAGAATAAGCGTTCGCTGAATAGCCATAGGATGGCGGGAGTACGGCCAATGGGCGCTGGGCGCCTCTCATGTGTCATGGTGAGCTTGTCGGGATGTCATCCTGAGCTTGTCGAAGGGCACCCCAGAGCGAGCGCTCCGCGTCCAGCGGAGCGCGCAGTCGAAGGGCGAACCGCGCCCCCTGTGACCCGCTTCGAGAAAATCCGCTACGTCGAATCGACCGGCAGCACCAACGACGATATCGCCAAATTGCTGGGCGAGGGCGAGGCGCGCGGACTGACGCTGGTTGCGGATTTTCAGACGAAGGGCGCCGGGCGC from Candidatus Rubrimentiphilum sp. includes:
- a CDS encoding CAP domain-containing protein; translation: MLHTIVLGLALQSVPISVSAEQRMLADLNATRARAGLPMLKLDSRLTQVARQHASDMALHNYFAHASLNGQSPFDRMKSYRISFSWAGENLAMSPDEPTAYQALLQSPEHRANIMQRHFSKVGIAAVQEPDGEMLFVQDFTD
- a CDS encoding glycosyltransferase family 2 protein; protein product: MRLLMTMLVRDEADILDENIRFHLANGVDYILILDNLSTDATAEIANRYVRSGHAHYEFQPNDIYAQSRWVTAMARRAYTEFGADWVINSDADEFWLPRHGSLKDVLSDVPAGIDVVTAERSNFVPRHEHGEPFWKRMDVRWVSSCNALGDPLPPKAAHRGRDDVEVAFGNHAATFGGVQPESHQAEIDILHFPVRTRRQYENKIVNGAQALANNHELPPEIGRTWRQLYECCKNGDFQRVWERECLSESDVAAGLALGTLVRDERLMRALDTAVAHK
- a CDS encoding carboxypeptidase-like regulatory domain-containing protein translates to MRSISSRAQAGLVLSFIFSCALCIPARADLLNTISGTVGGVVSGTLGGAVSGTLGGARGGGVLPSGPAGTVSGVSPGTMSSSPSRPEGPGSSPSLRSSVASAIGVMAHQQFVAQVLSVTPTSARVRLRDGSTRTLALTRGLAAALRAYVGKTVMLRSVDGTHLTGIVGQNDAVRGTVIAIDDNNVTMVSPNGETFVISLAANQRPRFGVGARVVAVSHDFGRTVQLSPISALADAYLGKVSGASGNTVTLRMGNQLQSFAADSAMVRLAAAHAGQTVAVDSPDGLNVKSLLSGATLLHLAAVARGTAVATNGISAAVTAVGNGRLTAQLPNGDLQTLSGNVGSLHASSSVPIVITPLDRAHFRVQSGTHAATLADANVCATANSSCKSSMQGHVVTVGPESLSVRMGNGDVSTLFGKIASLGLTRGSPITVTPLDKTLARVTSGSRVANVVRASACSTINSGCTGNVTTAPATAVNASAGDSTPRNNLAHQNRTVAGNHMSVAAGKKIDPGAAACVQINAGSCASPSGGAGTGTLPVARARVNGSVGNNAPASNLANVNRSAGRNNAIAVAGANRSAAVGCASVNSGSCASSGSPNTVPVPATKVSAGIGNGTPPNNLANTQRTAAGNNALATAGANQNAAAGCVSINAGPCVTSSGSTLQSGRVSAAVGNGTPANNLANANRSVAGNGVVATAGANRNAAAGCVAINAGACGSATPLNTTVPATKAGIAIGNGTPPNNLANTQRSAAGNDALATAGANQSSAAGCVSVNAGPCVTSSGSMTQSGKVTASVGNGPSNNLASQSRSAAGNDAAVNAGGNRNGGGGCVSINAGACQAASSVIGGNAGNGNGGNGTGGPGSGRGHGGPGISDQTGGSVVVVNGAALTAPNGNNGTATAAYTGLVAACGNDGRVIVSVADIASAKRIAGAKLHLIGSGRSDWAVTRSGAVIFAHVPAGTYRLQATRVGYKPILSPAFQVQCAVATTLKVRMARTSSKSPARSGR
- a CDS encoding UbiA family prenyltransferase — its product is MSWLFVRQRAWWYNKIPLSFMLVLLLADGKPLDIAVGVLFLTVVLAVSGAANYGYAINELFDVEEDALIGRGNAAARLGRPRMWLVAVVSASLSLACAAIGGGVQAMALTVLELCLPLAYSVPPVRVKERKWLGVASDALAAHVYPAVLALIVAQHLGIRSVTPALVAFAVAWALSAGVRGILSHQLHTADQDRAAGLRTVVSDIGAPRLERGIVALLVPLEAVSFAGTVFLCSPGIIAWLFLAAYALYEGYKTAAGRFEVMAFRRQGQPYIPMLEESLYKAWGPLVFAFDAARVDVRYLVFVPLYIGLFMPHMRIEWHRMRVLFGAK
- the eno gene encoding phosphopyruvate hydratase; protein product: MGRQPQDGPPLIEGVRAREILDSRGNPTVAVTVTTSFGAVEEAMVPSGASTGAHEAVELRDGDPKRYGGKGVLKAVAAVNTIIGPALEGMDATKQREIDEKLIALDGTPNKNKLGANAMLGVSLAVVRAAAASVAVPLYRYLGGPSATLLPVPLMNVINGGKHAEGGLQIQECMIVPLGAPSLHEAVRYGSEVFHALGKILHEQGQPTTVGDEGGYAPHLDTPAQALDLLVKAIEAAGYKPGSDVAIALDPASTEFFADGKYYPIDTKRAFTAAQMVDFYRELIDTYPIVSIEDGLAEDDWNGWTQLTQALGSRCQIVGDDVFVTNTERLERGIRERAANSILIKVNQIGTLSETLEAVEMAHKAGFTCVISHRSGETEDSVIADIAVATSAGQIKTGSLSRSDRIAKYNRLMAIEEELGAAARYAGSSVFKTLHR
- the ndk gene encoding nucleoside-diphosphate kinase, with amino-acid sequence MAIQRTLILCKPDAVSRGVSGEIISRLERRGYVIVAMKLMQLDGERARKHYAEHDGKPFFNGLVQFITSGPLIAMCVEGEGAIAGCRQLMGATDPLAAAPGSIRADLAQTIGRNLVHGSDSHESAERELKIFFDPADFVSRRHDLERWIFET